In Carcharodon carcharias isolate sCarCar2 chromosome 33, sCarCar2.pri, whole genome shotgun sequence, a genomic segment contains:
- the LOC121272361 gene encoding somatostatin-1A-like, whose amino-acid sequence MSRSQAQVLLTLISVALLLLRGLGTARGEGLPDILQERDPKGKEDLSRVMVLKLVSELLRAEHKALPSPGRRETALGELFRRWSSPRDRKAGCKNFFWKTFTSC is encoded by the exons ATGTCAAGATCACAGGCTCAAGTCCTCCTCACTCTGATCTCTGTCGCTCTGCTGTTGCTAAGAGGATTGGGAACAGCCAGAGGGGAGGGTCTGCCAGACATCTTACAGGAGAGGGACCCCAAGGGGAAAGAG GATCTGTccagggtgatggtgctgaaacTGGTCTCGGAGCTGCTGCGGGCCGAGCACAAGGCGCTGCCTAGCCCCGGGAGGAGGGAGACGGCTCTGGGTGAGCTCTTTCGCCGGTGGAGCTCCCCGCGGGACCGCAAAGCCGGCTGCAAGAACTTCTTCTGGAAAACCTTCACCTCCTGTTAA